TATTTGGATAGCTCATCCATCGATtgaatcaattgaaatttatttttgtttgatgtcatcaaaaagcaattcttttgttttgtcttcTTTTACACCCACATGGATCTGCTTCAAAACTATGCTGCTGTCTATACTCTAATAATGGAACTATGACATACCTGCTGCCagatgatttttgtttttgtttacatacTTGCATATTTGCTTTGGATAACATCTATCGAAAAAATATGAAGTGAAGTGGTTGTTGTAATATCGTGTGTGGGTGAATACTCAGACATCGATCGCGAATTCTTACATCATGctcgcgttttttttttgcaatgcAATTGTGCCATTCtgacagaaaatttattttaatttttcagaatGTGACTATCGTAAGCCTCCTGTACCAGCTAAAACTccaacgaagaaaattttccgcTCTCGAAATGTAACATCCACATCAGCGTCAACATCGACTGCTCCGAGGGTTCGAAGTGCATCCACCGGACCTCGTGACAAACGCTCCGAACTGCAGGCCCGCTATTGGGCGCTACTATTCGGAAATTTACAGCGTGCTATCAATGAAATCTATCAGACCGTGGAGTGCTATGAGAATTTGTCGTCATGTCAGGAGACGATTCTCGTCTTGGAAAATTATATTCGTGACTTTAAGGGCTTAGCTGAATGGTTTCGCATGTCATCCGATTATGAGGCGACCACAAATCGTCCACAGTCTCTGGCATGGGATGTACGGAAGAGTAATCCAGCACCACGTAATGTTACAACAAATGTTAAAACCATAGGGAATACTCATGAACCTCATCTCAATTTTTCAGCTATGCGCGCCAAAAGTTTATCCAGTTCAAGTCCACCGGTTATGTCAGGAAAATCCAGCCCTTGTCCGAGTTTTTCCGGTAAAAGTAGTCCTTGTTCAACTGCCGAAGAAACTGCGAAATCACAACACAAGAAGCTGATGGGATTAATTTGTGGTCCAACGATTGACTCTAACCCAAAACTTATGGCAAATCCAACAAGTCCACGGTCGGATAAACGAACGCTGGATTGTGTGCAAGAAGTGCGAGTTAATCATGACGAAGCTAAATTGTGTGCAAACGAAAATGAGATTATTCCCACTATCGTGATTGATCTAAATAACAGTAAGCCCCAAAATGCCACGGTGAGCGATGGTCCCTTGGATTGGAACGATCTTATTGACAGTGCTTCGCCAGGAGTGAATGTTTCTGATGGACAGTCTGAGAGCAAATGTGATCAGTATTCGCAAACAGATTTGGAGGACGACAATTTGACTTTGGAGCAGTGGCGTGATAAATATGAACGGAATGTTGATAAATTGCAAACTTCATCCGATCAGTTAGTTAACAATACCGCTGAAAAAGCATCCACTCCTCTTGACATCACCGTCGATCGATTAAATCGAATGGAGAATGCTTTCCTATCCAAGCAGCTAGCTgaaaagaagactttagaaaatggtgaaaataagCCCATCGACATTAATAAGGTGTCTGAGGTGAGGAAAACCGCTGCAACGGCTCCAGCACCACTGAAATACTCTAGTGTGGTAAATCGTAATGTTGGCATCACGAAAACAGCTTCATCAACGTCCGTAAAGGCGGTTCAGCCAGTTAGAAGTGCTACGCGAGTACGTCAACCATTAACTAAAAGTGCAACTAATCCTGTTGTGTCGACGCAAATTGAAGTAAAGAAGACACTACGATCAGCCACAGTTCAAAATATTCCGAAATCTGGCACGATGGCTAAATCCAGTACTATTGCTATTTCCACAAAACCGCAGACTGTTCCGAAGCGTCGTGAAAATGTAGTTCCATCTCATGTAGCAAATCGTTTATCAGCTCGTTCGAAAACAATGATCGAAATCTCCAATCGTAACGTCAATAAAATCAACTGTGTCCCACAAAAGTTGAAGCCGTCAGCAAAAGATTGTGATAGTTCATCATCGACTTTAAAAGCAAGCAATGAACGTGTTGGAAGTTCATCGTCCAGTGCTCGTGGCTCTGTTAGAAATTTGACCCAAATAAATCGTGCTGAAACCAACGACCGGCGATCTGAACCAAAGTCAATGCAGAAAAACGATGACAACGATGGTTGGTTGACGGTGAAAGCGAGAAGGAGATCCAGCTTACATTGGGCGAATCGATTTAATCAACCAACCGGTTATGCTAGTCTACCGTCTTTAGCCTTAGATAGCGCGACATCATCCCAATTAAATTTGCTGAGTGAAGAGAAAGcggataaaatgaaaaaggatGGCAAGAAAATTACCAACAAAACGGAAAAGCCAGAACCAAAGCCAGTTATTGATAGTAAATCCAAGCAAGATAATGGACAGTGTAATGGTGTGTCGAAAAGCGATAAACCAAAACTAGTCGGCAAATCCGCAGCCACTAAAAATACTTCAACTTCTAagtcaatttcaaaatcgaccGCCAAACCAACCGCGAAGGCAACAAAAACCACCGAAAAGATCACCAATCCAGCAAAGGCTGTAATCTTGCGCGAGAACATTATCCAGCGTCAAAAGTCAGATTTGACTGGCTTAAAGATCACGTCGCTTCATcgggaatatttgagaaaggaaaaaataaacaatcgaGAACAGCAAAAGCATGCATCGTCTTCATCCTCAATATCGTCCGGATCACCCAAGCTGACGACTGAGCAAAGTGGTGACATGACTTTTTCTGAACTGTGTAACACCTCCGTAGACATGAAAATCCAAACCAATATGGGCCTGTCGAAAACCATTTCGGATTTGTATTTTGACAGCCGGGGACAAGATGACTTTAGCAGCGATGAAACTGAAGATAAAGACGATGTTGACAACGATGAAGaccaaagaaaattgtttgaagagCAGGAAAGTTTGGAGCGTCAAATACGAGAATTGGAAAATACGGAAATTGATATCGATACAGAAACGGATGAAAACGATTGTGATGTTATCCTTGGATTGGAAGAGAATGAAAGTGGCGACTATTTGTTCGATGAAAATATGAGTCTGGAGATGCGGTACCAGTCGTTGTTGAGTGACATGACTGTCGGTGAAAGAAACGAGACGTTGGCAACTTTGCAATTGATTGTGAGCCGACATCCTGGTCGTGCACAAGAATTACATCAGAAATTATCTAGCCCATCGAGAAGACGGTCATTGCATGAAACTTTGAAGAAATATCAGATTAAACAGGCCCGAGCGCATGATAAGAGAGAGGCCTTAAACAAAGAGAAATCGTTGAAAATACAATTGTTGCTTGCACGCGTCGAAGACGTTAAGGAAGCCAAACAAAAACTTATTGACGATAAACGCATGCGAATGGAAAAACGACTTCAGAAGGCAGAAGATAATCGCAATCAATATTTAAAGACCAAAGTTCGAAAAGCCCACGACGAAGAGGCAAAATTGAAGGAAATTgcattcatcaaaaatttggagagagaaaacaaaaagttgGATTTCATGGAGTCGTTGAAAGAACAAGAAGGTCGATTGCAGGACTTGGAACAAGAGCGCCAAAAAAGAGTGGAAGAGAAAGCAGCTAAAGAAGCAGCGGTTGAACGAAGGCGGCTAGAATTGGAACTAGAACGTAAAAAGAAATTGGAAAAGATGGACGAGACAAGACGGGAACGCGAACAGCGAATCGGTCAAATGCAAGAACAAAAGGAGAAAATGCGACAGCAAATAGCACGAGACAAGGCCAGAGATAGAGAGGAACGCCTCCAAGCCTTACAAGCCCAACAGCAGCAGAAGACTGAAGAGCTTCaacggaaaataatccaaaacCAACAAGAATCGGCCAGAAGacatgaagaaaatattgaacaaaTACGCCAACGTGCGGTCGAATTAAGCATTCCAAGCAGAAATACTGACGAAAATGGACCGGATCGAAGTGACGGCGGTGATTTGTCGTCGGTGGTTTCTGATGTTTCTCGAGAGCAATTGTCGAAGGGATCGAAGAagaagtttaaaaaattgaagcagAGAATGCAATCGAAGTTAGTTGTCAATCGAAAATGCTTTCTAAGTTCACACAtctaataaacattttctgttcattttagaaCGGAGGAATACATGACAGAAATGCAGCCAGTACCAGCTTATATGAAACGTGAAAGTGAGGTTCCGAAGCTCCTAGGCATAATCAAGAAAGGCGGTGGTACTCAAGGAATCGAACGACCGTTAGGTCAACTGTTACGTTTATTGGCAAAGGCTCAAGTATTTGATTTCCAATGCTTTTGGCTGTTAGATGGTCTAGGCACTCTCGCCCAGGTGATAATTGACGGAATGACACCGAACTCGGATGTGTCCCGAAAGTAAGTAATTCTGGACAGGaagtttataaatttttcactaaTCCAATACTTCAACTATAGAGCAATCATATTGGCTGTGCAAGCGTACCGGAATTCCTGTTCTCCGTGTCCACAAATTTCTCGTCATGCTGTGTTAGGaaattcaattacaattatctgTGATGTTCTCTTGCAAAGTCTTCAGGTAAGATTTTTAGTTTCAGTTTTATTGCATGGAATATTCTCAATCGATTCAGAATGTGAATATGTCGCTGTGATGATTGGGATTGGaaagtaattaaattttcgccAAACTTTTCAAAGTCATCGTTGTTATTGGAAAAAAGGGACTCTCCATACGTGTACCTTGTATAAAGTTCCTTATAATCTTCCAGTTGTACGTAAATACGGAAAAATCGCAATCTCGATAATAATCATTCAcgtaaatctgttacttccatTGTTTATTGTGCAAATGCTTGAagataaatcttttacttcatttggctGAGTATAGTATATAAGAGAACCTGGAGATCAGCctttattttcattgtcgTTGacgttgataacagatgacaacaTGCGGAAACTTAACTCGTTCGCATTATCACATCATTTAGTAATAGCTTAACTTCTTTTTGGACTTCTCTCCACTGTCTATTAATATAAAATCCTCCATGTAAGAAAATAAAGGGTCTGTTAAGTTTGGATCATTTCGAAATAGCAGTAAGCTATAAAAGTACTGTTATTGTAgtgaaaacttaaattttaaatttttgtaaaaggagtgaacgaacgaaaaaagaagaaaatctaTAAACGATATGTAAATGGAAGGTAATTCTGCCCTTATGCCCTTCGTCTAATTTCGCATGAGATGCAAGTAGGGAGTAGTGTTTAGTGGCTGCGAAACGACTTTGAAGTTCATATGAAAACGCATCGTACCGCATAgaaaattatacattttcaaGGGCGTTGCGCAactctaaacatttttttttactttttaatgtTCCACGTGCAAGCCACTGACGAAACGAGTTGAATGTATTTGCTTGAAAAACTATTTCCTGAAATCCTATTTGCTTCAAATACTACTTGCTTCCAATCCTATTTGCTGCAAATCCTATTTCAATCTACGGAATAATCTAATCAACCCGAACCATACACATTTTCTACCAGAAAAACGTCGTCACAGCTGTGCCCGTCCTGATTAAtagcaaattgaatttaaataatgTCCTTCTAGAAACAGCAACCGCATCATTATTACAATAACTATAAATTTTATGcacctgtgtccaaatgtttattttaacgatttggtgattgtgatcctaagccGAGGGCGCGGATTAtaatccaactcgtcaaaataaacatttggacataagtgcatatcattttttatgtgtcgatgccgtcgatgcaaagataaacgCACACTCCCTTTTCGAAatgatgcataatgttagtcttaccacacagagacatataagatctattacttctcttGTTTATGGtaataacattttcttaccTAAATGGGCAATGCCATTGTGTTGTGATGTGTGGACCGGCTACATATCTAGGAAGCTAGAAATAAAAGACCAAAAGTTTCTGTTTATGAATAGAGGATCTcctaaaacattttcgaatataAGAAGGCCGTGGGACACCGGAAATACTCTCAAAATAGCCGTTTTTACATCACTAATTCCCAAATTACATGGATTTGCCcatttgatgcaaaatcttctacttcaatgGTTTAAACATTAGGGTGGagtgatttaaaaaaaaatattttatttccaaaattgaCATGGTGATGGTGTCCGCCAGAGCCAGCTGATCATTTTtacgaaaaccatttttttttaatttcacattttaaggTTCTAAAATAGCTCCTTTGAATTGTTAATTAGCATACTGGAGCTATGCGGTTTTTATGTTCagtttggatttttttgttaaataaagaagtgaagaagtaaaaaaaaggttacccaatttttgaaaagagcATTTTCATaaagttcacaaaaatatttttttcaaattcaatgtaATAGTAAAATAAACCTTGTCCTTTCCTCTACATTTGAGGACCAAGTTCGTCGTACCGATCGGAAAATTCTTTACACGTGAAAAATGCTCTACTCAAAAATTGGTCGTGCGGCAAccttaaaatgtaaaatttaaaaaaattgttttcgaaaaatgatCAGCTGGCTCTAGCGGTCGTGGCACACCATGTCCAtttgggaaatatttttttttaatcactCCACCCTATATaaacattcaatttatattttaaaaaaccTAAACTAGAGTTCATCTCATATTATTGTCatttttgtcgataacagatgattataaatacatttttatgaaatcatGATTTCATCGGATTTTATATACGCAACTTCCGAaataaatctggcaaaatgtCAACTGACATTAAACTGATCAAGATCATCGAAATCGTAGATGATCAAAGTACTGCCTGTTTGAACAGAATACTTAATTAATCAATCCAATACAAAAAAAGCCTAATCTCTCTTCGAAATCAGTTTtacacttttttgttgttagtaGAAATATAGAACTACGTATTCCATGGAGGGCTCATTCATTCGATAGAATTTATTAAAGTGGATCAAATaagtcaaattaaattctacaAAAAGTGAAAACTACGACTTATCAAGATCAAGAACTAGTAGAATATTTCTTCCTTCAAATAGCACAAACTTAGTTCGTCAGAATTGTTTCCAAACTCGGTGTTTCCCTTGTTCTATCAGCACCACCGACATTTCTGTATACAATTGGTATGGTGTGgtggaaatattttgtgtagAAATACATGTACATGTTCTCATTGGTGTTTTACAAGTGGTATATACTCATACATAAGTTAATAATACGTTTACGTGACTTTATATAATATTGATTCAAATTCCTCAATTGCGATACAATTTGCGcatatgtgcaaaaaaccaaaaaccaacaacaaaaaaccatCATGCACCCTTCGTAcatagtttaaaaaaaagcgacAATATCCTTTAACACAAACGTACAATATACATGATTTCAGATAGCAGATGAAAAAACACCTTCACATCCCGTTGAGCTGTCGACTGAACTTATGTTGTGCTGCACGGTTGCCTTGTCCCCTTCCAAGTCGGTGAAACAGACACACCCAAAACTCGTGGAACGCCTTCCTGATCTTATAAGGTAAGTACACACGCACTGTTTTATTGttatatctatatatatcgTTCACCATCTCCGAATAAAATGCTATATAAACAATGCATTTGTATAAATGACGGAGAACAGAGATGACTGTATGGTGTTGTGTGCTATAAAAGTTACCATAAAATCGGATCTTGCGCAAAGATGATGGTACGCGCGTATATTAATATACATATATAACGCGTTTTATTATCACTGCACGGACGCACGACTGTGtagttaaattgaattataattACTGTAGTGTAGGTGTGGTattgaataattaaataatttttttttatttgttttattatgtagactaataaattttttatctacCACACTATCTGTGGAATTATGCACATACGATGACCTTGTTATTATGCATTAATGTATACACTTTCatgttgaatattttgtttgacaaagaaaatgacaccaaggaaattaaattaaattaaaaacaaggcatcagaacagtcggagcgtttgctgcgacttagccccgtacagcccgtaatcctatttcgtccgcaaccataatacgtccgtagccctaataagcccggaaccctaatacgtctacaaccctctaatgcgtctgttaccaaaatgcaagtcaagttgggcatggtcaaatttactgaaagtgttcatttttaaaattgcgcatagcgcaattacgaaagcccgtacgaagtacctctcaaataaaaccaacaatttacgacattattttagaagtccaaaattttttggcaactttccattgggtattcaattacctctcaaatgaaacaaaaactagcaaaatcggatgagatttactcgatttatgtgcaaaaaacacttagggccgagtaacgacctttgagccctcccaacaagcccacgttgcatcttacccaaaaacaatgttcagcaactttgttctactcgtcaatacctttcatttgatatatcacaagcagctattgtgTGCGTATtgcggtagatatcgtcgaaagactgaaaaacacctatagggccctagctctgtaggggccgaccctaccatgcccattttcgaacttgaccttacttttgtcgataccaatcggggaaaaaaagaattttgtaaaaaggttgtgatttactcaagctagaggggtcacggacggacggacggacggacggacggacattttttttattgcggattcgtcatctatgaacataaccaaatgctttgcccttactgtctgcttccaattcgacgtgttacaaacggcatattaatcttataagcccccagtacttcgtacggggctaaaaactcgATTGTGACGATACACTTTTAACAGGCAAGATGAAATTAAGTCTCAAACTAACACTGAACGCTTGCACCGAGAACGTTTATTTATCCATTTAGAAAATGGTAATCGTATTCTCGATCGtatcgcaacaaaatcatGAATCTGTCACTGCATTTGTATAAATTATATCCTTAGTgcttgatgcaaaatctatcgcttcaatattttcatcataCACACCGCTATATAAGAGAACACCAGCCAGAGCTCATCGCTAATTCTTCTCgacgttgtcgataacagatgcttCTAGAGGGTTATGCGGATCTCGTTGTTTGTTGTCTGCAAACCTGACTTAAACAAAATCAGGTTATCCAGGTCCAGAGGGACAATTTCAGGTTATGCTGAGGGACAATATCAGGTTGACCTAAGGAACAATTTCAGGTGGGCTTCTTCCTTGAAAATAGTCAAAAGAACGTAAGAACTCAccaggtcaacctgaacttGAATAAGAATTTCGAGTTGGGTCGCGCGAGCTGGCAGGTCGAACCAGATTATGAAAACAGCTTCACAAAATCGGGTCCTGAGTTCAACCCAAAAGATCGATCCAAACTCATTCCTGGATCatttaattgatatttttgcaGTTTGGCTTTAAAAATTCAGCTTAGATTTAAACGAAACCGACAGGCTAAGTCAGGCaaaataaatgtaacattCCTTCATCATGTAACATGATTTTTGTAAAGATTTTGTGCGAATAGAGAAGTTATTAGCTGTTTCACTTGAGAGCAAAATGAAACTTAATAGGGCATAAAATGCTACTGAATCATCATGTAAATCATTGCAGCCTTCCTGTTGCCGATAGGAACCTGTCTAAGATGTCAGGTCCTATTGCAGCAATTTCCGAAGGAACCACCTCGTAGTCTCCGAGCATCCTGCGTCTTAGTTCAAGAAATTTGGGGCAATTACATATCAAGTGTGCacccgtttcttcttctagaTCGCAGGAACCTCTCGGAGTGTCCGAAAGCCTCAACTTATTCATGTGCCGATTCAGCCCGCAATGTCCCGTAATCGCTCCTACTACTCTTCTAATGCGATTTCGGTCCATTTTGAGGAAATCTTTGGCCCATTTTTTGTTAGGCTTAGGGAAGAAGCATTTCGTGTGAACTCCTCCATTATACGTTTCCCAGCGTTCTGCGTGTTTACGCTTGACCCAGTTATCCAGTGCTCTTTTACACTCCGACTGGGGAATCGTAAGGTACGGTTCTGGCCCGTTTGCCTGAGTTGCCGAGCCTTCTTTGGCCAGTTTATCCGCTTCCTCATTTCCCTCCACGCCGGAATGTCCTGGTACCCAGACCGAATTGATCCGATTGATCCTGGACGACGTTAGAGTCGTACTTgtgtaaacaaatttctttgctATCGGAAAATGAAAGTCGGCTACCACAGTTTCAGTGGCACTGAAATCTAATTTAGTGGGgtgaatttcaacaaattttctacTCGCACTGAGTAATCAAGGTAAACGTTGATTTTATCTGATCCGTATCAAATGTATCTTGATGGCAACGGGCAACTCTGTATTTGTTTAAACTCTAAACCAACCGACAGTATCACTTTAGTGTTGTGAGAACCATTCAAGTGGAATGCACATGATATATTCAAGTgtcttaatttaaaaatcggcgcgtacagaaaaaaaaagtttatttatttattttattcatccCACTGCAAATATAATGTGTGCCTGCGCATAATATTAGAGTGTACCGCATTTTTATTCCACTCTGTATTCGCTACTTTGACACTACACAATGTTACCCTTGCGCTGTTCATTTCAGCATTTCTATTTATCCAAGCGCTTATACAAGAATAGGGAATGCAATTCGAGTAGAACGAACTGTGTATACATCGTTGAGAATGTACACAGTGATTTTGATTACTATTAACAATGGactaaataaacaatttgaataaaacggCACAAATGTCACATACACACGATACTTATATGCCTGAGTATTGCCACAAATTTGGTTGCAACGgattaatattttgaaatgtgtTTATAACATGACCGCTCTCACATTGACGGAtagttaaaaaacaaaatcttaacAACATCTCAACATTATTGAATAATTGTAGAAATTCGATTGTTCTGCAGTCTATTGATTGTAAAACGGATTCTGTGAAGTAGCCTGTATCATCACAGCCGATTGCTGATCGAAATAGCACGACCTTCGTTAACTGCTACTACTTTcgaattttccattgaaacaTCTCTCctaaaattttagattttgtcAGGgtgtaatgaaaattgttgtagAGTCCACGTGTAAAATGGATTCTATTACTTCGCTCTTGATAACAACGCAATCTTCCCTCCTATTGTGATTACTAATACATATTTGTGTCTAGCTAATACCATTTGTAAAGGAAATACCGCCGGTATATACTCTGTTTATTGCTATGAAGTCGAGGCTATGTTTCCTGTGTATTTTAGGAATTGAGatctttaattaaatattgGCTGAACTGCTCGAATAGATCTTCTCAATTGATACTGGGTAGGAAGCTTGTTTCTGTACAGTCAAGATTATATTTTAGAAATAACTAGCGCATCACGATATGACCATTAAtaagttgtttttttaatgttaaaatctattacttcatttatttcaacaagaatgttatattaaaaaaaagagcgAATATCAATGGAACTCTCTGAGAAAATTGGTATAAATTAGATTTGATAAAGTCAGTGGGATGGCAATTTTAGGCAGGACATGACGCAAATATTGTCTTTAGAATTTCAGCGAAGAAACCCAGTGTATATATCTTTCAGTATAGATTCTAAATTATGACCAGATGTAGTCACATGAGCCAATGGGTCTTCTTTGAAACGGTTGCTCGACTAGGTTTTTGCCCGACTGGCCTAATTTGTCACCCaatcaaaagtttttataGATCTACCATTGTAAATATAGTGTttgaaaatacaaaagaatTAGATTAGAACCCCCTTAAGTGATCAACCATTCTATTTTACAGTTATAGTGAAATTTGAAGATACTGCTCCCTCGatttatttctaaaatttaagaGAACTATGCCAATCCAAATGAAAGGTGTGCTGGTAAAAAtgtacaacattttattattcatcaATTACTCTCAACGAACTCAACAATCTGTTAtgcataaacaaaaaaacaaaatcgttcGGTAAATTTAGAAACGAAAGACTGCTCATTTCCTTTTTACACAAACATGTAGTTATGGTGTTGCCATTCCATATCAATTCTTTTAAGCAGAtgcattaattcaattttattacaataaaaatggtACAACAATAACATCACTCTCGTAATGCAAACATTGTTATGACATTGCTTAAAGCAGCAGAGTGTTTTCCATCAAATTTCAATCACTCTACTATTGTACTGATATATATAGCACAGCACTTTTATAGCCATTTAAGCGACCTCATGAGTGAACATTATTCACTGAATATCGATTATTGTTTTGACATTAAAGATGGATTTGTCGTATATATGTACACAATTTACATAAGTAGTATACGAACAtcttaaaatctttttacAGAAAAACAAATCGAAACCATCAAGACTCGGATTTATAAAGTTTA
This region of Bradysia coprophila strain Holo2 chromosome IV, BU_Bcop_v1, whole genome shotgun sequence genomic DNA includes:
- the LOC119066131 gene encoding S phase cyclin A-associated protein in the endoplasmic reticulum, giving the protein MEMKKVCEQEGRNARNLLAYQISSSIDLHQKCDYRKPPVPAKTPTKKIFRSRNVTSTSASTSTAPRVRSASTGPRDKRSELQARYWALLFGNLQRAINEIYQTVECYENLSSCQETILVLENYIRDFKGLAEWFRMSSDYEATTNRPQSLAWDVRKSNPAPPMRAKSLSSSSPPVMSGKSSPCPSFSGKSSPCSTAEETAKSQHKKLMGLICGPTIDSNPKLMANPTSPRSDKRTLDCVQEVRVNHDEAKLCANENEIIPTIVIDLNNSKPQNATVSDGPLDWNDLIDSASPGVNVSDGQSESKCDQYSQTDLEDDNLTLEQWRDKYERNVDKLQTSSDQLVNNTAEKASTPLDITVDRLNRMENAFLSKQLAEKKTLENGENKPIDINKVSEVRKTAATAPAPLKYSSVVNRNVGITKTASSTSVKAVQPVRSATRVRQPLTKSATNPVVSTQIEVKKTLRSATVQNIPKSGTMAKSSTIAISTKPQTVPKRRENVVPSHVANRLSARSKTMIEISNRNVNKINCVPQKLKPSAKDCDSSSSTLKASNERVGSSSSSARGSVRNLTQINRAETNDRRSEPKSMQKNDDNDGWLTVKARRRSSLHWANRFNQPTGYASLPSLALDSATSSQLNLLSEEKADKMKKDGKKITNKTEKPEPKPVIDSKSKQDNGQCNGVSKSDKPKLVGKSAATKNTSTSKSISKSTAKPTAKATKTTEKITNPAKAVILRENIIQRQKSDLTGLKITSLHREYLRKEKINNREQQKHASSSSSISSGSPKLTTEQSGDMTFSELCNTSVDMKIQTNMGLSKTISDLYFDSRGQDDFSSDETEDKDDVDNDEDQRKLFEEQESLERQIRELENTEIDIDTETDENDCDVILGLEENESGDYLFDENMSLEMRYQSLLSDMTVGERNETLATLQLIVSRHPGRAQELHQKLSSPSRRRSLHETLKKYQIKQARAHDKREALNKEKSLKIQLLLARVEDVKEAKQKLIDDKRMRMEKRLQKAEDNRNQYLKTKVRKAHDEEAKLKEIAFIKNLERENKKLDFMESLKEQEGRLQDLEQERQKRVEEKAAKEAAVERRRLELELERKKKLEKMDETRREREQRIGQMQEQKEKMRQQIARDKARDREERLQALQAQQQQKTEELQRKIIQNQQESARRHEENIEQIRQRAVELSIPSRNTDENGPDRSDGGDLSSVVSDVSREQLSKGSKKKFKKLKQRMQSKTEEYMTEMQPVPAYMKRESEVPKLLGIIKKGGGTQGIERPLGQLLRLLAKAQVFDFQCFWLLDGLGTLAQVIIDGMTPNSDVSRKAIILAVQAYRNSCSPCPQISRHAVLGNSITIICDVLLQSLQIADEKTPSHPVELSTELMLCCTVALSPSKSVKQTHPKLVERLPDLISYIVSIGLVDVLARRCMKVREAVENHKCVILSLLGTLGLLTKIAELCPKAPDTTKFLASIKSTDLFGTISLLYSTIVPVGECIPPRTISLAAATFNLLVTVANLDLYTFQAVLDDETLSFQFFDVIVILLTYCGPELLSNGGPKSTEKNETQAVVIDLVATLGFYCANNKKNQNRLTSEQSSLIIKNLAKLPSQFEIVVYPTLVTIITDNPEAQEVIGREFDLKFLDEYRKSDLGKKNTLISILKSTDANDNNCKKKTKNQTT